The Xiphophorus maculatus strain JP 163 A chromosome 21, X_maculatus-5.0-male, whole genome shotgun sequence genome window below encodes:
- the hgd gene encoding homogentisate 1,2-dioxygenase translates to MAGLKYMTGFGNEFSSEDPRCPGSLPEGQNSPQVCPYGLYAEQLSGSAFTCPRPANKRSWLYRILPSVKHKPFTAVPCGNLTENWNEVEPDPNQLRWLPFIIPKPTEKKVDFVAGLHTICGAGDAKTRNGIGIHVYTCNTSMVDRCFSNSDGDFLIVPQQGEVLITTEFGKMMVEPNEICVIQQGMRFSVDVFGETRGYILEVYGAHFELPDLGPIGANGLANPRDFLCPVAWYEDRKVPSGYTVINKYQGKLFACQQDFSPFNVVAWHGNYTPCKYNLKNFMVINCVAFDHADPSIFTVLTAKSTKPGVAIADFVIFPPRWGVADNTFRPPYYHRNCMSEFMGLIKGHYEAKEEGFLPGGGSLHSMMTPHGPDADCFEKNSTAELKPERVAEGTMAFMFESSFSMAVTKWGLQTCQRLDKTYYQCWEPLRSHFNPNWKPRKQ, encoded by the exons AACAGTCCTCAGGTCTGTCCATACGGCCTGTATGCTGAGCAGCTCTCCGGCTCCGCCTTCACCTGTCCTCGTCCAGCCAACAAGAGGAG CTGGTTGTACCGGATCCTCCCGTCTGTAAAACATAAGCCTTTCACCGCTGTGCCATGTGGGAATCTGACTGAAAACTGGAACGAAGTGGAGCCTGATCCGAACCAG CTGCGGTGGCTGCCATTCATCATCCCCAAGCCGACAGAGAAGAAAGTGGACTTTGTAGCT GGACTTCATACAATCTGCGGCGCAGGAGACGCCAAAACCCGCAACGGCATCGGCATCCACGTGTATACCTGCAACACCTCCATGGTCGACAG GTGCTTCAGCAACTCCGATGGAGACTTTCTGATTG TCCCGCAGCAGGGCGAGGTCTTGATCACCACAGAGTTCGGGAAGATGATGGTCGAGCCCAACGAGATCTGTGTCATCCAG caaGGGATGCGCTTCAGCGTGGATGTGTTTGGAGAAACCAGAGGCTACATCCTTGAGGTGTATGGGGCCCACTTTGAGCTGCCTGACCTGGGGCCTATAG GAGCCAATGGTCTGGCGAACCCAAGAGACTTCCTGTGTCCAGTTGCTTGGTACGAGGACCGCAAAGTGCCCTCTGGTTACACCGTCATCAACAAGTATCAAGGGAAACTGTTTGCCTGCCAGCAG GATTTCTCTCCTTTCAATGTCGTTGCCTGGCACGGGAACTACACACCGTGCAAATACAACTTGAAGAACTTCATGGTGATCAACTGTGTGGCCTTTGACCATGCG GATCCATCTATCTTCACCGTGCTGACCGCCAAATCCACAAAACCAGGTGTGGCCATTGCGGACTTTGTCATCTTCCCCCCAAGGTGGGGGGTGGCTGACAACACCTTCCGTCCGCCGTATTACCACC GTAACTGCATGAGTGAGTTCATGGGGCTGATCAAAGGCCATTATGAGGCCAAAGAGGAAGGTTTCCTGCCTGGGGGAGGCAGCCTGCACAGCATGATGACCCCTCACGGCCCGGATGCTGACTGCTTTGAGAAGAACAGCACTGCTGAGCTGAAACCAGAGAGGGTTGCTGAAGGAACCATG GCATTCATGTTTGAGTCCTCCTTCAGCATGGCTGTGACCAAGTGGGGTCTGCAAACGTGCCAGAGACTGGACAAGACTTACTACCAGTGCTGGGAACCACTGCGCAGCCACTTTAACCCCAACTGGAAGCCAAGAAAGCAGTAG
- the ndufb4 gene encoding NADH dehydrogenase [ubiquinone] 1 beta subcomplex subunit 4 isoform X1, translating into MADYREAPLATRPKTLDPNEYFNLSPDYRRAEEDRAALRANLKRQYQLQLNNPHRTELIEDPALTRWVYARASPYPHFRPTKKTSLLGVMFGVVPLFALYYIFKTDRDNKEEKIKAGTLDRKFNLSS; encoded by the exons ATGGCGGACTACCGAGAGGCGCCCTTGGCGACTCGGCCAAAAACACTGGACCCAAATGAATATTTCAATCTTTCTCCGGACTACAGGCGCGCAGAGGAGGACCGGGCAGCTCTGCGGGCCAACCTTAAGAGGCAGtaccagctgcagctgaacaaCCCGCACAGGACTGAGCTCATT GAAGACCCTGCCCTGACGAGGTGGGTGTACGCACGAGCCAGCCCCTACCCTCACTTCAGACCCACAAAGAAGACTTCTCTGTTGGGTGTAATGTTTGGAGTGGTGCCTCTGTTTGCCCTCTACTACATCTTCAAGACAGACAGG GATAACAAGGAGGAGAAGATTAAGGCCGGAACCCTCGATCGCAAGTTCAATTTATCATCATGA
- the ndufb4 gene encoding NADH dehydrogenase [ubiquinone] 1 beta subcomplex subunit 4 isoform X2: MADYREAPLATRPKTLDPNEYFNLSPDYRRAEEDRAALRANLKRQYQLQLNNPHRTELIEDPALTRWVYARASPYPHFRPTKKTSLLGVMFGVVPLFALYYIFKTDRV, from the exons ATGGCGGACTACCGAGAGGCGCCCTTGGCGACTCGGCCAAAAACACTGGACCCAAATGAATATTTCAATCTTTCTCCGGACTACAGGCGCGCAGAGGAGGACCGGGCAGCTCTGCGGGCCAACCTTAAGAGGCAGtaccagctgcagctgaacaaCCCGCACAGGACTGAGCTCATT GAAGACCCTGCCCTGACGAGGTGGGTGTACGCACGAGCCAGCCCCTACCCTCACTTCAGACCCACAAAGAAGACTTCTCTGTTGGGTGTAATGTTTGGAGTGGTGCCTCTGTTTGCCCTCTACTACATCTTCAAGACAGACAGGGTATGA
- the LOC111606224 gene encoding sperm-associated antigen 16 protein-like has protein sequence MDSPEKSGKLQHKESAEDVGCAKDLKDDQSVNEGLEEDLEATEKAIQDRADAVASLNRRPSACYQQLSVFDFLLNFLFQHGMTGTLACFEAEWSELLLNGDVDAKQIGLIPKVYTENEHLARELESARQDKEEYTQAAAVAAEALQRAKRANDAHRLEHQRLVREVNRLIVDMNKLKLQCESYQPEVKRMSDKYQGLSKQVLQVALERDKALLQGDNQAARLDASSSQTNGNSGSLK, from the coding sequence ATGGACTCTCCTGAGAAAAGTGGAAAACTACAACACAAAGAGTCAGCGGAGGATGTAGGGTGTGCGAAAGATCTTAAAGATGATCAGAGCGTAAATGAAGGACTCGAAGAAGACTTGGAAGCGACAGAGAAAGCCATCCAGGACCGAGCAGACGCCGTCGCTTCACTTAATCGGAGGCCCAGCGCCTGTTACCAACAGCTTTCCGTGTTTGACTTTTTACTGAATTTCCTGTTCCAACACGGCATGACGGGGACTTTGGCGTGTTTTGAAGCGGAGTggtctgagctgctgctgaacgGAGACGTGGACGCGAAGCAGATCGGCCTGATCCCGAAAGTGTACACCGAGAACGAGCATTTGGCCCGAGAGCTGGAAAGTGCTCGGCAGGACAAGGAGGAGTACACGCAGGCGGCCGCTGTCGCAGCCGAGGCCCTGCAGAGGGCCAAGAGAGCCAACGATGCCCACCGGCTGGAGCATCAACGCTTGGTCAGAGAGGTAAACAGACTCATTGTGGACATGAATAAGCTGAAACTGCAGTGTGAGAGCTACCAGCCTGAAGTAAAGAGGATGAGTGACAAATACCAGGGGCTGTCAAAGCAGGTCCTGCAGGTGGCGCTGGAGAGGGACAAAGCGCTACTGCAGGGGGACAATCAGGCTGCCCGACTGGATGCCTCCTCATCTCAGACCAATGGAAACAGTGGTTCATTGAAATAA